The Kaustia mangrovi genome has a segment encoding these proteins:
- a CDS encoding TRAP transporter large permease, which translates to MTLFLLALAIIVVLILLEVPVAYAFGLGALGFVWASGRSIDYMLPQAFWQIGSFALLALPLFVLAGRLMNASSVAERILAFIDTIVGRVRGGVGAVTVLACMLVGAIAGSGSSAIAAIGSLMIDRMSARGYDRGYAVALVACSSVLAQLIPPSIPMIVFALMTGIPVTAAFLSTLVPGLMIAAAYILLNRFRAPPAEAAAEPFRPTVFARELGTRFTAAFWALLMPAIILGGIYSGLFTPTEAAAVAVGYVLAIGFVAYRTLTAGAVVEEVVAAARITGSIIVILFALSIMSRAMLLEQIPMEIGTVLTGLSDSPWVSLLILNLVLLLIGMLVDDVSGSIVAAIVLWPVAMKLGLHPIHFAAIVGTNLGLGNVTPPCAPLLFMAGGIGKAKLPHYIKPTLALLVFGHLPVLLLVTFLPDLSLALPRLLLGIG; encoded by the coding sequence GTGACCCTGTTCCTCCTGGCCCTGGCCATCATCGTCGTGCTGATCCTGCTGGAAGTCCCGGTCGCCTACGCCTTCGGCCTCGGCGCGCTGGGCTTCGTCTGGGCGTCGGGGCGCAGCATCGACTACATGCTGCCGCAAGCCTTCTGGCAGATCGGCAGCTTCGCGCTTCTGGCGCTTCCCCTCTTCGTGCTGGCCGGCCGGCTGATGAATGCGAGCAGCGTGGCAGAGCGCATCCTGGCCTTCATCGACACGATTGTCGGGCGGGTGCGCGGCGGCGTCGGCGCGGTGACCGTGCTCGCCTGCATGCTGGTCGGCGCGATTGCGGGAAGCGGCTCCTCCGCCATCGCCGCCATCGGCAGCCTGATGATCGACCGGATGAGCGCGCGCGGCTACGACCGGGGCTATGCGGTGGCGCTGGTGGCCTGCTCGTCGGTGCTCGCCCAGCTCATCCCGCCGAGCATCCCCATGATCGTCTTCGCGCTCATGACGGGCATTCCCGTGACGGCGGCGTTCCTGTCGACGCTCGTGCCGGGGCTGATGATCGCGGCGGCCTACATTCTGCTCAACCGGTTCCGCGCGCCCCCTGCGGAAGCGGCGGCCGAGCCCTTCCGCCCGACGGTCTTCGCGCGCGAGCTCGGTACCCGCTTCACCGCGGCGTTCTGGGCGCTTCTCATGCCGGCGATCATCCTGGGCGGCATCTATAGCGGCCTGTTCACGCCGACGGAGGCCGCCGCCGTGGCGGTCGGCTACGTGCTGGCGATCGGTTTCGTTGCCTATCGCACCCTGACGGCCGGCGCCGTGGTGGAGGAGGTCGTGGCAGCGGCGCGGATCACCGGCTCGATCATCGTGATCCTGTTCGCGCTGTCGATCATGAGCCGGGCCATGCTTCTGGAGCAGATCCCCATGGAGATCGGCACCGTGCTCACCGGGCTCAGCGACAGCCCGTGGGTGTCGCTCCTGATCCTCAATCTGGTGCTGCTGCTCATCGGCATGCTGGTCGACGACGTCTCGGGCAGCATCGTCGCGGCCATCGTCCTGTGGCCGGTTGCCATGAAGCTCGGGCTCCATCCGATCCATTTCGCCGCCATTGTCGGCACCAATCTGGGGCTCGGCAATGTCACGCCGCCCTGCGCGCCGCTCCTGTTCATGGCCGGCGGCATCGGCAAGGCGAAGCTGCCGCACTACATCAAGCCGACGCTCGCGCTCCTCGTGTTCGGGCATCTGCCGGTGCTGCTGCTGGTGACGTTCCTGCCGGACCTGTCGCTCGCCCTGCCGCGCCTGCTTCTCGGGATCGGCTAG
- a CDS encoding TRAP transporter small permease gives MATHLARTGLAALNVAIVTAGLGLTFLMLAQIVMRYLLGGGFLGIEEIAVLFGVWFYFLGMARASLDGDHIRGGIASLLANKPGQIRWLDRIDLTVVSLGNVIFTVLAVRYSITLAQSGRASTYMGWPSWLWVVSMVCGFALATVFELRRQRAEGGS, from the coding sequence ATGGCCACTCATCTCGCGCGAACGGGCCTTGCGGCTCTCAATGTCGCCATCGTGACGGCGGGGCTCGGCCTGACCTTTCTGATGCTCGCCCAGATCGTCATGCGCTACCTGCTCGGCGGCGGCTTTCTGGGGATCGAGGAGATCGCCGTCCTGTTCGGCGTGTGGTTCTACTTTCTCGGCATGGCGCGCGCGAGCCTCGACGGCGACCATATACGCGGCGGCATTGCGAGCCTTCTCGCCAACAAGCCCGGTCAGATCAGGTGGCTCGACCGGATCGACCTCACCGTCGTCTCTCTCGGCAATGTGATCTTCACCGTGCTGGCCGTGCGCTATTCGATCACGCTGGCGCAGTCCGGACGGGCGAGCACCTATATGGGCTGGCCGTCCTGGCTCTGGGTGGTGTCCATGGTGTGCGGCTTCGCGCTTGCCACGGTATTCGAGCTGCGCCGGCAGCGCGCGGAGGGCGGATCGTGA
- the dctP gene encoding TRAP transporter substrate-binding protein DctP: MLSAARRILGAGVIAACALATATPGSAEEDFILATPMPEDHIIHTVASAFMEALPEDSGLKAEYHPGGDLGDWTALFEQVMQGALPMAMTFSASDFDKRLDITLLPYAFDSWGEAETLLGADGELLKVYEEIYAGLGMKLLGIVPVDFYGLAMRKGEERAPVDFPKDGEGIKLRVAPVAIGIELFETFGFSPVPMPYSELYTALQLGTVDGRAYATPVEIWQMRDVLENYILTNDAFEQGVWVVNQDWWDGLAEEERTAILKARDEALKVAWQQAREKSDEVKAQIEEAGIEIVTLDDAEMASARKLARDKVWPWMEERVGSALIDKIRKATAGE, from the coding sequence ATGCTATCGGCTGCTCGCCGCATTCTTGGCGCGGGCGTGATCGCCGCATGCGCGCTCGCGACCGCGACACCCGGCTCGGCGGAGGAGGATTTCATCCTCGCCACCCCGATGCCGGAGGACCACATCATCCACACCGTTGCCAGCGCCTTCATGGAGGCGCTGCCGGAGGACTCCGGGCTCAAGGCGGAATACCATCCCGGCGGCGATCTCGGCGACTGGACGGCGCTGTTCGAGCAGGTCATGCAGGGCGCCCTGCCCATGGCCATGACGTTCTCCGCGTCGGACTTCGACAAGCGGCTCGACATCACCTTGCTGCCCTATGCCTTCGACAGCTGGGGCGAGGCGGAGACGCTGCTTGGCGCCGATGGCGAGCTCCTCAAGGTCTATGAGGAGATCTATGCCGGCCTCGGCATGAAGCTGCTCGGCATCGTTCCGGTTGATTTCTACGGCCTTGCCATGCGCAAGGGCGAGGAGCGCGCGCCGGTCGATTTCCCGAAGGACGGCGAGGGCATCAAGCTGCGCGTCGCCCCGGTGGCCATCGGCATCGAGCTGTTCGAGACCTTCGGCTTCTCGCCCGTGCCGATGCCCTATTCGGAGCTCTACACAGCCCTCCAGCTCGGCACCGTCGACGGGCGCGCCTATGCCACGCCGGTCGAGATCTGGCAGATGCGCGACGTTCTGGAGAACTACATCCTGACCAACGACGCCTTCGAGCAGGGCGTGTGGGTGGTCAATCAGGACTGGTGGGACGGCCTGGCGGAGGAGGAGCGCACCGCGATCCTGAAGGCGCGCGACGAGGCGCTCAAGGTCGCCTGGCAGCAGGCGCGCGAGAAGAGCGACGAGGTGAAGGCCCAGATCGAGGAGGCCGGCATCGAGATCGTGACGCTCGACGACGCAGAGATGGCGTCCGCCCGCAAGCTCGCGCGCGACAAGGTCTGGCCGTGGATGGAGGAGCGCGTGGGCAGCGCCCTCATCGACAAGATCCGCAAGGCGACCGCCGGCGAATAA
- a CDS encoding adenosylcobalamin-dependent ribonucleoside-diphosphate reductase, whose amino-acid sequence MTSDSPEETLSPIAHEIWDMKYRFKQADGTPVDETVEASWARVARALAEPESEGERERWSHAFAQAMAGYRFLPAGRILAGAGTGRRVTLFNCYVMGVIEDDMASIFENLKEAALTMQQGGGIGHDFSTLRPKGAPVKGVGADASGPLSFMDVWDAMCRTIMSAGSRRGAMMGTMRCDHPDIEDFIAAKQDARRLRMFNLSVLVTDAFMEAVKADTDWPLVFGGEVFKTVRARDLWDRIMRATYDYAEPGVIFIDRINALDNLAYCETIGATNPCGEQPLPPYGACLLGSVNLARLVREPFGEGAHIDEDELAGLVAVAVRMMDNAIDISRFPLEAQRLEAESKRRIGLGVTGLADALIMCRLRYGSEAAAAQAKSWMAAIERAAYLASVALAREKGAFALFDRDAYLASGHVAGLDADIREEISRHGIRNALLTSIAPTGTISLFADNVSSGVEPVFAYSYRRRVLLPDGSDRTETVSDYAYRLFRERFGAETELPDYFVTTQELEPRHHLAMEAALQPHVDSSISKTVNCPADIGFEAFKDVYLEAYELGLKGCTTYRPNEVTGAVLSLEDAEEAGSEAAGQPSLPLDAPTPPMETPAEGGADVVYMKQPLEREQVLPGYTYKLKWPDSDHAIYITINDIVQNGRRRPFEIFINSKNMEHYAWTVALTRMISAVFRRGGDVSFVVEELKAVFDPRGGQWMGGRYVPSLLAAIGGVIERHMIDTGFLVAGEGGGLDVSPEARRSAAMAVPVAAPAGVPKQCPRCASASLVFQEGCATCLSCGYSKCG is encoded by the coding sequence ATGACAAGCGACAGCCCCGAGGAGACACTGTCCCCGATCGCCCATGAGATCTGGGACATGAAATACCGCTTCAAGCAGGCGGACGGCACGCCGGTCGACGAGACCGTCGAGGCAAGCTGGGCGCGCGTGGCCCGCGCGCTGGCCGAGCCGGAAAGCGAGGGCGAGCGCGAACGCTGGTCGCACGCCTTCGCGCAGGCGATGGCCGGTTACCGCTTCCTGCCGGCCGGACGCATCCTGGCGGGCGCCGGGACGGGCCGTCGGGTGACGCTCTTCAACTGCTATGTCATGGGCGTCATCGAAGACGACATGGCCTCCATCTTCGAGAACCTCAAGGAGGCCGCCCTCACCATGCAGCAGGGCGGCGGCATCGGGCACGACTTCTCCACGCTCAGGCCGAAGGGTGCGCCTGTGAAGGGCGTCGGCGCGGACGCCTCCGGCCCCTTGAGCTTCATGGATGTGTGGGACGCCATGTGCCGGACCATCATGTCGGCGGGCTCGCGCCGCGGCGCCATGATGGGGACCATGCGCTGCGACCATCCCGATATCGAGGATTTCATCGCCGCCAAGCAGGATGCGCGCCGGCTGCGCATGTTCAACCTGTCCGTCCTCGTCACCGACGCCTTCATGGAGGCGGTGAAGGCGGATACGGACTGGCCGCTCGTCTTCGGCGGGGAAGTGTTCAAGACGGTGCGCGCCCGCGATCTGTGGGACCGGATCATGCGGGCGACCTACGACTATGCCGAGCCGGGCGTGATCTTCATCGACCGGATCAACGCGCTCGACAATCTCGCCTATTGCGAGACCATCGGGGCGACCAATCCCTGCGGCGAGCAGCCCCTGCCGCCCTACGGGGCCTGCCTTCTGGGCTCGGTGAACTTGGCCCGGCTCGTGCGCGAGCCCTTCGGCGAGGGCGCGCATATCGACGAGGACGAGCTCGCCGGGCTCGTGGCCGTCGCGGTGCGGATGATGGACAACGCGATCGACATCTCCCGGTTTCCGCTTGAGGCCCAGCGCCTGGAGGCGGAGTCCAAGCGCCGCATCGGCCTCGGCGTGACGGGGCTCGCCGACGCGCTCATCATGTGCCGGCTGCGCTATGGCAGCGAGGCGGCCGCGGCACAGGCGAAGAGCTGGATGGCGGCCATCGAACGGGCGGCCTATCTGGCGAGCGTCGCGCTTGCGCGCGAGAAGGGGGCCTTTGCGCTGTTCGACCGCGACGCCTATCTCGCCTCCGGCCATGTGGCGGGGCTCGACGCGGATATCCGCGAGGAGATTTCGCGCCACGGCATCCGCAACGCGCTTTTGACCTCCATCGCGCCGACCGGAACGATCTCGCTGTTTGCCGACAATGTCTCCAGCGGCGTGGAGCCCGTCTTCGCCTACAGCTATCGCCGGCGGGTGCTGCTGCCCGACGGGTCGGACCGCACGGAAACGGTGTCCGACTACGCCTACCGGCTGTTCCGGGAGAGGTTCGGCGCGGAGACGGAGTTGCCGGACTATTTCGTGACGACGCAGGAGCTCGAGCCGCGCCACCATCTGGCGATGGAGGCCGCCCTCCAGCCCCATGTGGACAGCTCCATCTCCAAGACGGTGAACTGCCCGGCCGATATCGGCTTCGAGGCCTTCAAGGATGTCTATCTGGAGGCCTACGAGCTGGGACTGAAGGGGTGCACCACCTATCGTCCGAACGAGGTGACCGGCGCGGTGCTGAGCCTCGAGGACGCCGAGGAGGCCGGTTCAGAGGCGGCCGGCCAGCCGAGCCTGCCGCTCGACGCGCCCACGCCGCCCATGGAGACCCCGGCGGAGGGCGGGGCGGACGTCGTCTACATGAAGCAGCCTCTGGAGCGCGAGCAGGTGCTGCCGGGCTACACCTACAAGCTCAAATGGCCGGATTCCGATCACGCCATCTACATCACCATCAACGACATCGTGCAGAACGGGCGGCGCCGCCCCTTCGAGATCTTCATCAACTCCAAGAACATGGAGCACTATGCCTGGACGGTGGCGCTGACCCGCATGATCTCCGCGGTGTTCCGGCGCGGCGGCGACGTGTCCTTCGTGGTGGAGGAGCTCAAGGCCGTGTTCGATCCGCGCGGCGGCCAGTGGATGGGCGGGCGCTATGTGCCGAGCCTGCTGGCGGCCATCGGCGGGGTGATCGAGCGGCACATGATCGATACGGGCTTCCTCGTCGCGGGCGAGGGCGGAGGGCTGGACGTGTCGCCGGAGGCCCGCCGGAGCGCCGCCATGGCCGTACCCGTCGCGGCACCCGCCGGCGTGCCCAAACAATGCCCGCGCTGCGCCTCCGCCTCGCTCGTCTTCCAGGAAGGTTGCGCGACCTGCCTGTCCTGCGGCTACTCGAAATGCGGCTGA
- a CDS encoding lysophospholipid acyltransferase family protein has product MLFNIVFYLNLVVFMIAGLPAFALPRRTALPLLKAWARVSGWWLKVLAGTAVEVRGRGRLPGGPILVAAKHQSLWETFALLTVFDDPAVVLKRELTWIPVFGWYARKFGMIPVDRDAGPRALKRMMAAAQAALDDGRQVVIFPEGTRRAPGAAPAYKPGAAALYLRLGVPCVPVALNSGLYWPRRRFMRYPGTIVLEILDPIAPDLGRRRFSAELEERIETATARLLTEAEGS; this is encoded by the coding sequence GTGCTGTTCAACATCGTCTTCTATCTCAATCTCGTTGTCTTCATGATCGCGGGCCTGCCGGCCTTTGCGTTGCCGCGGCGCACCGCCTTGCCGCTCCTGAAGGCCTGGGCGCGCGTTTCGGGCTGGTGGCTGAAGGTGCTGGCGGGCACGGCGGTGGAGGTCCGCGGGCGCGGGCGGCTGCCCGGCGGGCCCATCCTCGTGGCGGCCAAGCACCAGTCGCTGTGGGAGACCTTCGCGCTCCTCACCGTGTTCGACGATCCCGCCGTGGTCCTGAAGCGCGAGCTCACATGGATCCCCGTCTTCGGCTGGTATGCGCGCAAGTTCGGCATGATCCCGGTCGACCGGGATGCCGGCCCGCGCGCGCTCAAGCGCATGATGGCGGCCGCGCAGGCCGCCCTCGACGACGGCCGGCAGGTCGTCATCTTTCCCGAGGGGACGCGCCGCGCGCCGGGCGCCGCGCCAGCCTACAAACCCGGCGCGGCCGCGCTTTATCTGCGGCTCGGCGTGCCGTGCGTGCCCGTCGCGCTCAATTCCGGCCTGTACTGGCCGCGCCGCAGGTTCATGCGCTATCCGGGCACGATCGTTCTGGAGATCCTCGACCCCATCGCGCCCGATCTGGGCCGCCGCCGCTTCTCCGCGGAGCTGGAGGAGCGGATCGAGACGGCGACCGCCCGCCTTCTCACCGAGGCGGAGGGATCTTAA
- a CDS encoding YdcF family protein, producing MNRQTPTRSDRTSEAGSPDDAMASGPQRPRRRRRRQLLIGLIVASALAVALLVGFISFVNRVLVAEGAEAPEADGIVVLTGGQSRIEEALQLLERGNARRLLISGVNPRTTVDELRRENGHAEDGSIFDCCVDIGRLALDTEGNAAEAAEWARTHGFKSLIVVTSDYHMPRSMVEFSRQMPEEIEVHFHPIVTISMQRIAAEPQIVRILVMEYGKYLAALARTFVLSPKPLDGQAGSPQ from the coding sequence TTGAACCGGCAGACCCCGACGAGATCCGACCGCACGAGCGAGGCGGGAAGCCCCGACGACGCCATGGCGTCCGGCCCGCAGAGGCCGCGCCGGCGCAGGCGGCGGCAGCTCCTGATCGGCCTGATCGTCGCCAGCGCGCTCGCCGTCGCGCTGCTCGTCGGGTTCATCTCCTTCGTCAATCGCGTCCTGGTCGCGGAAGGGGCGGAGGCGCCCGAGGCCGATGGCATCGTGGTCCTGACGGGCGGCCAGTCGCGCATCGAGGAGGCGTTGCAGCTTCTGGAGCGCGGAAATGCCCGCAGGCTGCTGATATCCGGCGTCAATCCACGCACGACCGTGGACGAGCTCCGGCGCGAGAACGGCCATGCCGAGGACGGCAGCATCTTCGATTGCTGCGTCGATATCGGCCGGCTTGCGCTCGATACGGAGGGCAATGCGGCGGAGGCAGCGGAGTGGGCGCGCACCCATGGCTTCAAGAGCCTGATCGTCGTGACCAGCGACTATCACATGCCGCGCAGCATGGTGGAGTTCTCCCGCCAGATGCCCGAAGAGATCGAGGTTCATTTCCATCCGATCGTCACGATTTCCATGCAGCGGATTGCGGCCGAGCCGCAGATCGTGCGGATTCTCGTGATGGAATACGGCAAGTATCTGGCTGCGCTTGCCAGAACCTTCGTGCTGTCGCCGAAGCCGCTCGACGGACAGGCCGGGAGTCCGCAATAG
- a CDS encoding cell division protein FtsX: MSIAGEGSSGVADPRARAGTAQGGRGAKPASIMPEKAVTGRTLTLAMALMCFLACIALAGVLVISRAVTLWSTDISQEVTVQIRPADGEDIDRQIVSAVAILEATEGVAGVRVLGRDRAVALLEPWLGKGAVLDQLPIPRLVAVEIDTENPPDLAALGEALETQVPGATLDTHRQWQAQLARTAGTLSLVGYGVLALISMTAMVIIAFATRAAIDANRTVVEVLHLVGARDRFVAGQVQWHFLKLGLRAGIAGTAVGVAALALLALLGTSDVPGGLTEATRALIFGPVDLTATSYLLFLLVPVVATLISLITARFTVMRILNDVY; encoded by the coding sequence ATGAGCATTGCAGGCGAAGGCAGCAGCGGCGTGGCGGACCCGCGCGCAAGGGCCGGTACGGCCCAGGGTGGCCGTGGCGCAAAGCCGGCCTCCATCATGCCGGAAAAGGCGGTCACGGGCCGCACGCTCACGCTCGCCATGGCGCTGATGTGCTTCCTGGCCTGCATCGCTCTGGCCGGCGTCCTTGTGATCTCGCGTGCCGTGACCCTGTGGAGCACCGATATCTCCCAGGAGGTGACGGTGCAGATCCGCCCCGCCGACGGCGAGGATATCGACCGGCAGATCGTCTCCGCCGTCGCCATACTGGAGGCGACGGAGGGGGTGGCCGGCGTGCGTGTTCTCGGGCGCGACCGGGCGGTGGCTCTTCTGGAGCCGTGGCTCGGCAAGGGGGCGGTTCTCGACCAGCTTCCCATTCCCCGGCTCGTCGCCGTCGAAATCGATACGGAAAATCCGCCCGATCTGGCAGCGCTGGGCGAGGCGCTCGAGACCCAGGTCCCCGGCGCGACGCTCGACACACACCGGCAATGGCAGGCCCAGCTTGCGCGAACGGCCGGCACGCTGAGCCTCGTCGGGTACGGCGTTCTGGCGCTCATTTCCATGACCGCGATGGTGATCATCGCGTTTGCGACGCGCGCGGCCATCGACGCCAACCGGACCGTCGTGGAGGTGCTCCATCTGGTGGGCGCGCGCGACCGGTTCGTGGCCGGCCAGGTGCAGTGGCACTTCCTCAAGCTCGGTCTTCGCGCCGGCATCGCCGGCACCGCGGTCGGCGTGGCCGCGCTGGCGCTTCTCGCCCTTCTGGGCACGAGCGATGTGCCCGGCGGCTTGACCGAGGCGACCCGGGCGCTCATCTTCGGACCGGTCGACCTGACGGCGACGAGCTATCTCCTGTTCCTGCTCGTTCCGGTGGTCGCCACGCTGATCAGCCTGATAACCGCGCGGTTCACGGTCATGCGCATTCTCAACGATGTTTACTGA
- the ftsE gene encoding cell division ATP-binding protein FtsE — MIRFENVGLRYGSGPEILRDVSFELENGTFHFLTGPSGAGKTSLLRLLFLAMSPTRGLITLFGHDVSVVSRRQLPELRRRIGVVFQDFRLLDHLSTFDNVALPLRVRGERPDRYRDNVMELLDWVGLAERASAFPPVLSGGEKQRAAIARAVIGQPELLLADEPTGNVDPALARRLLRLFVELNRLGTTVVVATHDPALMTDVGAPTLKLHNGELSEAG, encoded by the coding sequence GTGATCCGTTTTGAAAATGTCGGTCTGCGTTACGGCAGCGGCCCGGAGATCCTGCGCGATGTGAGCTTCGAGCTGGAGAACGGGACGTTCCATTTCCTCACCGGGCCGTCGGGTGCGGGGAAGACCTCGCTCCTGCGCCTCCTGTTCCTGGCCATGAGTCCGACGCGCGGGCTGATCACGCTGTTCGGCCACGACGTTTCCGTCGTGAGCCGGCGGCAGCTGCCGGAGCTGCGCCGCCGCATCGGTGTCGTGTTCCAGGATTTCCGCCTGCTCGACCACCTGTCCACATTCGACAATGTGGCGCTGCCCCTCAGGGTGCGCGGCGAGCGCCCGGACCGGTATCGCGACAATGTCATGGAGCTGCTCGACTGGGTGGGCCTGGCCGAGCGCGCCTCCGCCTTCCCGCCGGTCCTGTCGGGCGGTGAGAAGCAGCGCGCCGCCATTGCGCGCGCGGTGATCGGCCAGCCGGAGCTGCTGCTCGCCGACGAACCCACCGGCAATGTGGACCCCGCGCTCGCCCGGCGCCTGCTGCGGCTGTTCGTGGAGCTGAACCGCCTCGGGACGACGGTGGTCGTGGCGACCCACGATCCCGCCCTCATGACGGATGTCGGCGCGCCGACCCTCAAACTTCACAATGGCGAGCTCAGCGAGGCCGGATGA
- a CDS encoding DUF4396 domain-containing protein, translating to MANIDAFKAFITHPAVLALWVGAMLVSLAVLGLDIRKRNAHLMPLMKAVWGLTVIYSGPIGLAVYWTTGRKEIATDSIWRRAFRSVAHCYSGCGAGEIAGVVIAAGLLSLGNWAVAGTTFVLAYLAGYALTVGPMAQSGVPLREALWDAFVAETPSITVMEVTAIGIDLWLAAAATITEPLFWASLVFSLSCGLFAAYPVNLALLRFGVKEGMMDPRRTDHAHA from the coding sequence GTGGCGAATATCGACGCCTTCAAGGCCTTCATCACGCATCCCGCCGTCCTGGCGCTCTGGGTCGGCGCGATGCTCGTGTCGCTGGCCGTTCTCGGTCTCGACATCCGGAAGCGCAACGCGCATCTCATGCCGCTCATGAAGGCGGTGTGGGGCCTGACCGTGATCTACTCCGGTCCGATCGGGCTCGCCGTCTACTGGACCACCGGCCGCAAGGAGATCGCGACGGATTCGATCTGGCGGCGCGCCTTCCGGTCCGTCGCCCATTGCTATTCGGGCTGCGGCGCCGGCGAGATTGCCGGTGTCGTCATCGCAGCCGGCCTGCTCTCGCTCGGCAACTGGGCCGTCGCGGGGACGACCTTCGTACTCGCCTATCTGGCCGGCTATGCGCTGACCGTCGGCCCCATGGCGCAGAGCGGCGTCCCCCTGCGCGAGGCCCTGTGGGACGCCTTCGTGGCGGAGACGCCGAGCATCACCGTGATGGAGGTGACGGCCATCGGCATCGATCTGTGGCTGGCCGCGGCTGCGACCATTACCGAGCCGCTCTTCTGGGCCTCGCTGGTGTTCTCGCTGTCCTGCGGCCTGTTCGCGGCCTATCCCGTCAATCTCGCGCTGCTCCGCTTCGGCGTGAAGGAGGGCATGATGGACCCGCGCCGGACGGACCATGCCCATGCGTGA
- the hpt gene encoding hypoxanthine phosphoribosyltransferase yields the protein MKTVQIGSHPIDVLFDEATIADRIQAIAHEIAQDDLPRLLVVPILKGSFIFAADLMRALHQTGLTPEVDFMMLASYREQTESSGTVDILRDIETDVRGRGVLIVDDILESGRTLAFAKDLMSARGAAAVKTCVLLDKPVRRSADIAADYVGFECPDRFVVGYGMDMAHAFRELPFVGVVTGG from the coding sequence ATGAAGACCGTACAGATTGGCTCCCACCCCATCGACGTCCTGTTCGATGAGGCAACTATTGCCGACCGGATCCAGGCCATCGCGCACGAGATCGCGCAGGACGACCTGCCGAGGCTCCTCGTCGTGCCGATCCTCAAGGGCAGCTTCATCTTCGCCGCCGACCTCATGCGCGCACTGCACCAGACGGGGCTGACGCCGGAAGTCGATTTCATGATGCTGGCAAGCTACCGCGAGCAGACGGAATCCTCCGGCACGGTCGACATTCTGCGCGATATCGAGACGGATGTGCGCGGCCGCGGCGTCCTCATCGTGGACGATATCCTCGAATCGGGACGCACGCTGGCCTTCGCCAAGGACCTCATGAGCGCGCGCGGCGCGGCCGCCGTGAAGACCTGCGTCCTCCTCGACAAGCCGGTGCGGCGCTCCGCCGACATCGCCGCCGACTATGTGGGCTTCGAATGCCCCGACCGGTTCGTCGTCGGCTATGGCATGGACATGGCCCACGCCTTCCGGGAGCTGCCCTTCGTCGGCGTCGTGACTGGCGGCTGA